Proteins from a single region of Flavobacterium sp. YJ01:
- a CDS encoding M1 family metallopeptidase, whose amino-acid sequence MKKYFGGAFIAFLVGFTANAQGLLNKSETAFTHQDTLRGSITKERAWWDLKYYHLDVKVKPSEKFISGSNTVRYTVLTENNRMQIDLQQPMNITKVTQNGKELKFERDGNAFFITLIEKQKVGDTKEIVISYEGKPKEAVRAPWDGGFSWKKDKNGKDFIATSCQGLGASVWWPCKDHMYDEVESMLISVNVPGDLTEVSNGRLKSVKKEKDGTKTFNWYVSNPINNYGVNINIGDYVNFSEVFKGEKGDLDCNYYVLRDNLALAKEHFKDAPKMLKAFENWFGPYPFYEDSYKLVEVPYLGMEHQSSVTYGNQYKQGYLGRDLSGTGWGLKFDFIIIHESGHEWFANNITYKDIADMWIHESFTNYSESLFLEYYYGKDAGAEYVIGCRNNIENDKPIIGHYDVNNEGSGDMYPKGANMLHTIRQIVNDDEKWKSILRGLNKTFYHQTVTSKQIEDYINEQAGVNFNRVYAQYLTTTKIPVFEYMFKNGTLGYHWTNCVSKFDMPVKVKINGVETWLKPTTDWQSIKTENEDRKLEVDKNFYVTTSNIVE is encoded by the coding sequence ATGAAAAAATACTTCGGTGGCGCATTTATCGCCTTTTTAGTTGGTTTTACTGCAAATGCACAAGGACTTTTAAATAAATCTGAGACTGCTTTTACACATCAAGACACCTTACGCGGAAGCATAACAAAAGAAAGAGCTTGGTGGGATTTGAAATATTATCATTTGGATGTGAAAGTTAAACCTTCTGAGAAATTTATTTCGGGTTCAAACACAGTTCGTTATACTGTTTTAACAGAAAACAACAGAATGCAGATTGATTTGCAGCAGCCAATGAATATTACGAAAGTAACTCAAAACGGAAAAGAATTGAAGTTTGAAAGAGATGGAAATGCTTTTTTTATAACTTTAATTGAAAAACAAAAAGTTGGAGATACAAAAGAGATTGTAATTTCATACGAAGGAAAACCTAAAGAAGCAGTTAGAGCGCCTTGGGACGGAGGTTTTTCTTGGAAAAAAGATAAAAACGGCAAAGATTTTATTGCTACATCTTGTCAAGGTTTAGGAGCAAGTGTTTGGTGGCCTTGCAAAGATCATATGTATGATGAAGTGGAGAGTATGCTTATTAGTGTAAATGTTCCTGGAGATTTGACAGAAGTTTCTAACGGAAGATTGAAAAGCGTAAAAAAGGAAAAAGACGGAACAAAAACCTTCAATTGGTATGTTTCGAATCCGATTAATAATTATGGTGTCAACATCAATATCGGGGATTATGTGAATTTCTCTGAAGTATTTAAAGGAGAAAAAGGCGATTTAGATTGTAATTATTATGTTTTAAGAGACAATTTGGCTTTAGCAAAAGAACATTTTAAGGACGCTCCAAAAATGCTAAAAGCGTTTGAAAATTGGTTCGGACCTTATCCGTTTTATGAAGACAGTTATAAATTAGTTGAAGTTCCATATTTAGGAATGGAACATCAAAGTTCTGTAACTTATGGAAATCAATATAAACAAGGATATTTAGGACGTGATTTAAGCGGAACAGGCTGGGGATTGAAATTTGATTTTATCATTATTCATGAATCTGGACACGAATGGTTTGCGAACAATATTACCTACAAAGACATCGCAGATATGTGGATTCATGAGAGTTTTACCAATTATTCTGAAAGTCTTTTCTTGGAGTATTATTATGGTAAAGATGCTGGTGCAGAATATGTAATTGGTTGTAGGAATAATATCGAAAATGATAAACCAATTATTGGCCATTACGATGTAAACAATGAAGGTTCTGGTGATATGTATCCGAAGGGTGCTAATATGCTGCACACAATTCGCCAAATTGTAAATGATGATGAGAAGTGGAAATCGATTTTGAGAGGTTTAAATAAGACTTTTTATCATCAAACGGTGACTTCAAAACAAATTGAAGATTATATTAACGAACAAGCTGGAGTTAATTTTAATAGAGTTTATGCACAATATTTAACGACTACAAAAATTCCTGTTTTCGAATACATGTTTAAAAACGGAACTTTAGGATATCATTGGACAAACTGTGTTTCTAAATTTGATATGCCAGTAAAAGTTAAAATTAACGGTGTTGAAACTTGGCTAAAACCAACAACAGATTGGCAATCTATTAAAACTGAAAATGAAGATAGAAAATTGGAAGTAGATAAAAACTTCTATGTTACGACTTCTAATATTGTGGAATAA
- a CDS encoding carbohydrate-binding family 9-like protein gives MLSNSLFFSILVLLNCRIHNMRFKAIVPFIIVLFSAASNSQNIPVHKTKKQIVVDGNLSDWETPFLGPFVIHNSGEKATQNTFVSLSWNEENFFIAYNCKDSKIIGTSQKKDSQIFYTDDLIEIFIDPDGDGKNYIEVGVNAFSTNYDLLLKCISPECGGWKTTTDFDIKGMETVSKINPEGYTVEIKIPFSSLEKIKNGHFEMPKTGTKWKANAFRIDYGNTIEYLALQPYKSLKFGFHQPAEFAVFEFGE, from the coding sequence ATGTTATCAAATTCATTATTCTTCTCTATTTTAGTGCTTTTAAACTGTAGAATTCACAATATGAGATTTAAAGCAATCGTTCCTTTTATAATTGTACTATTTTCGGCCGCTTCAAATTCCCAAAATATTCCAGTTCATAAAACTAAAAAACAAATAGTAGTTGATGGAAATTTATCAGATTGGGAAACACCATTTTTAGGTCCGTTTGTGATTCATAATTCAGGTGAAAAAGCAACACAAAACACTTTTGTTTCACTTTCGTGGAATGAAGAAAACTTCTTTATAGCTTATAATTGTAAAGATTCTAAAATTATTGGAACATCTCAAAAGAAAGATTCCCAGATTTTTTATACTGACGATTTAATAGAAATTTTTATAGATCCAGACGGAGATGGAAAAAACTACATTGAAGTTGGAGTAAATGCCTTTTCGACTAATTATGATTTACTATTAAAATGTATTTCGCCAGAATGCGGCGGATGGAAAACTACAACAGATTTTGATATAAAAGGAATGGAAACAGTCAGTAAAATAAATCCTGAAGGATATACTGTAGAAATTAAAATTCCATTTTCTAGTCTTGAAAAAATTAAAAACGGTCATTTTGAGATGCCAAAAACAGGCACAAAATGGAAAGCAAATGCTTTTAGAATTGATTACGGTAACACGATTGAATACCTTGCATTACAACCATATAAGAGTTTAAAATTTGGCTTTCATCAGCCAGCTGAGTTTGCTGTTTTTGAGTTTGGAGAATAG
- the hisIE gene encoding bifunctional phosphoribosyl-AMP cyclohydrolase/phosphoribosyl-ATP diphosphatase HisIE — translation MEIDIKSAHGLIPAIIQDSETKNVLMLGYMNEESLQKTIETQKVTFFSRSKQRLWTKGEESGNFLNLVSIKNDCDGDTLLIQAKPVGPTCHTGADTCWQEPNDANYGFISQLENTIKTRRENADSEKSYVASLFEKGINKIAQKVGEEAVEVVIEAKDNNDDLFLSESADLLFHYLILLQAKGFQLNDVIEVLKKRQK, via the coding sequence ATGGAAATCGATATCAAAAGCGCACACGGATTAATTCCGGCTATAATTCAGGATTCAGAAACAAAAAATGTTTTGATGCTGGGTTATATGAATGAAGAATCGCTTCAAAAAACAATAGAAACGCAGAAAGTGACATTTTTCAGCCGTTCAAAACAAAGACTTTGGACAAAAGGCGAGGAGAGCGGTAACTTTTTAAATTTAGTAAGTATTAAAAATGATTGCGATGGCGATACACTTTTAATTCAAGCAAAACCAGTCGGGCCAACCTGTCACACTGGTGCAGACACTTGCTGGCAAGAACCAAACGATGCAAATTATGGTTTTATTTCTCAGTTAGAAAATACAATCAAAACAAGAAGAGAAAATGCCGATTCTGAAAAAAGTTATGTTGCTTCTTTATTCGAAAAAGGAATCAATAAAATTGCTCAAAAAGTAGGTGAAGAAGCGGTAGAAGTGGTTATTGAAGCAAAAGATAATAACGATGATTTATTCCTTAGCGAAAGCGCCGATTTGCTTTTCCATTATTTGATTCTGCTTCAAGCAAAAGGCTTTCAATTGAATGATGTTATTGAGGTTTTGAAGAAACGTCAAAAATAA
- the hisF gene encoding imidazole glycerol phosphate synthase subunit HisF yields MLAKRIIPCLDIKNGRTVKGVNFVDLRDAGDPVELAEIYSAEGADELVFLDISATEERRKTLVNMVRSVAEKINIPFTVGGGISSVEDVDILLNNGADKVSINSSAVKNPQLINDLAQKFGSQCVVVAIDAKQIDGQWIVHLVGGKVPTELNLFDWAVEVAKRGAGEILFTSMDNDGTKNGFANGALAKLSELVNIPIIASGGAGNMQHFVDSFKEGKADAALAASVFHFKEIEIKALKQELRNNNIEVRL; encoded by the coding sequence ATGCTTGCAAAAAGAATAATACCTTGCTTAGATATAAAAAACGGAAGAACTGTAAAAGGTGTTAATTTCGTTGACTTGCGCGATGCTGGAGATCCTGTAGAACTGGCAGAAATTTATTCAGCTGAAGGCGCAGACGAATTGGTTTTTCTGGATATTTCTGCAACAGAAGAAAGACGCAAAACTCTTGTAAATATGGTGAGAAGCGTGGCAGAGAAAATCAATATTCCGTTTACAGTTGGTGGTGGAATTTCATCTGTTGAAGATGTTGATATTCTGTTGAATAACGGCGCAGATAAAGTTTCGATTAATTCATCAGCAGTGAAAAATCCGCAATTGATTAACGATTTGGCTCAGAAATTCGGAAGTCAATGCGTTGTCGTTGCAATTGACGCCAAACAAATTGATGGACAATGGATTGTGCATTTAGTTGGCGGAAAAGTGCCGACTGAATTAAATCTTTTCGATTGGGCTGTAGAAGTTGCAAAACGTGGTGCAGGAGAGATTTTGTTTACTTCTATGGATAATGACGGCACAAAAAATGGTTTTGCAAATGGAGCTTTGGCTAAACTTTCAGAATTGGTAAATATTCCGATTATTGCTTCTGGTGGAGCTGGAAATATGCAGCATTTCGTGGATTCGTTTAAAGAAGGAAAAGCTGATGCGGCTTTGGCTGCAAGTGTTTTTCATTTTAAAGAAATCGAAATCAAGGCTTTAAAACAAGAATTAAGAAATAATAATATAGAAGTTCGATTATAG
- the hisA gene encoding 1-(5-phosphoribosyl)-5-[(5-phosphoribosylamino)methylideneamino]imidazole-4-carboxamide isomerase, with protein sequence MRIIPAIDIIDGKCVRLSKGDYDTKIIYNENPLEVAKSFEAHGIEYLHLVDLDGAKSSKIVNYKILEQIATQTSLKIDFGGGLKSDDDLRIAFESGANQITGGSIAVKNRAIFEKWISEYGSEKIILGADAKDEKIAVSGWLEESNEDLVPFIQDYQSKGIQYVICTDIAKDGMLEGPSFNLYGKILEEAKGVKLIASGGISTFDELPKLAELGCEGTIIGKAIYEGRITLKQLENYILNK encoded by the coding sequence ATGAGAATAATACCAGCTATAGATATCATCGACGGGAAATGCGTTCGTTTGTCAAAAGGTGATTATGATACCAAAATAATTTACAACGAAAATCCACTTGAAGTGGCGAAATCATTTGAAGCACACGGAATCGAATATCTGCATTTAGTAGATTTAGACGGTGCAAAATCGAGCAAAATTGTCAATTATAAAATATTGGAGCAAATCGCAACGCAAACTAGTTTAAAAATTGATTTTGGAGGCGGATTAAAATCGGATGATGATTTAAGAATCGCTTTTGAAAGCGGTGCAAATCAAATTACAGGCGGAAGTATTGCTGTAAAAAATAGAGCAATTTTCGAAAAATGGATTTCAGAATATGGTTCAGAAAAAATTATTTTAGGAGCAGATGCAAAAGATGAAAAAATTGCTGTTTCTGGTTGGTTAGAAGAATCAAATGAAGATTTAGTTCCTTTTATTCAAGATTATCAAAGTAAAGGTATTCAGTACGTTATTTGTACCGATATTGCAAAAGACGGAATGCTTGAAGGTCCAAGTTTTAATTTGTACGGTAAAATTTTAGAAGAAGCAAAAGGTGTAAAACTAATCGCTTCGGGAGGAATTTCAACTTTCGACGAATTACCCAAATTGGCTGAATTAGGTTGCGAAGGAACCATAATTGGAAAAGCTATTTACGAAGGGCGTATTACATTAAAGCAACTTGAAAATTATATTTTAAATAAATAA
- the hisH gene encoding imidazole glycerol phosphate synthase subunit HisH: MKIVIINYGAGNIQSIMFAIERLGFKAVLSNNPDEIKSADKVIFPGVGEASSAMAKLRESGLHSLIPDLKQPVLGICLGMQLMCNKTEEGSTEGLGIFDVDVLKFSNNVKVPQMGWNQIYDLKTDLFNGISENEFMYLVHSFYAPNCDEAIATTNYDVEYASALQKDNFYGTQFHPEKSGDVGEKILGNFLKM; this comes from the coding sequence ATGAAAATAGTAATTATAAATTACGGAGCAGGAAATATTCAAAGCATTATGTTTGCTATTGAAAGATTGGGTTTTAAGGCAGTTTTGAGTAATAATCCAGACGAAATTAAATCGGCAGATAAAGTGATTTTTCCAGGTGTAGGAGAAGCAAGTTCTGCGATGGCTAAACTTCGTGAAAGCGGTTTACATAGTTTAATTCCCGATCTGAAACAGCCAGTTTTAGGAATTTGTTTGGGAATGCAATTGATGTGCAATAAAACTGAAGAAGGAAGTACAGAAGGTTTAGGAATTTTTGATGTTGATGTTTTGAAATTTTCAAACAACGTAAAAGTACCGCAAATGGGTTGGAATCAGATTTATGATTTAAAAACCGATTTATTCAACGGAATTTCAGAAAATGAGTTTATGTATTTGGTTCATAGTTTTTATGCGCCAAATTGCGATGAAGCTATTGCTACAACGAATTATGATGTAGAATACGCGTCAGCTTTGCAAAAAGATAATTTTTACGGAACTCAGTTTCATCCAGAAAAAAGCGGAGATGTTGGAGAAAAGATTTTGGGAAATTTTTTAAAAATGTAA
- the hisB gene encoding bifunctional histidinol-phosphatase/imidazoleglycerol-phosphate dehydratase HisB has protein sequence MKKVLFIDRDGTIVLEPENLQLDSLNKLEFYPKAFQYLAKIANELDYELAMVTNQDGLGTDSFPEDTFWPTQNFILKAFENEGVVFDEIFVDRSFPEENAPTRKPRTGMLTKYLNNPEYDLENSFVLGDRLTDVELAKNLGAKAIFMNDTDGAGSTEISSKREELNETIVLQSMDWKTIYEFLKLEARSASITRKTNETDIYINLNLDGTGKSKIDTGIAFFDHMLDQISRHGQMDLEILVKGDLEVDEHHTIEDTAIALGEVFAKALGNKLGIERYGFCLPMDDCLAQAAIDFGGRNWLIWETEFKREMVGKMPTEMFYHFFKSFTDGAKANLNIKAEGINEHHKIEAIFKAFAKAIKVAVKRDTEKMILPSTKGML, from the coding sequence ATGAAAAAAGTACTTTTTATCGATCGTGATGGAACGATTGTCTTAGAACCAGAAAATTTACAATTAGACAGTTTAAATAAACTAGAATTTTATCCAAAAGCGTTTCAATATTTGGCTAAAATTGCTAATGAATTAGATTATGAATTAGCAATGGTAACCAATCAGGACGGATTAGGAACGGATAGTTTTCCGGAAGATACGTTTTGGCCAACGCAAAATTTCATTTTAAAGGCTTTTGAAAACGAAGGAGTTGTATTTGACGAGATTTTTGTTGACAGAAGTTTTCCGGAAGAAAATGCACCAACACGCAAACCTAGAACTGGAATGCTTACAAAATATTTGAATAATCCAGAATATGATTTAGAGAATTCTTTTGTTTTAGGAGATCGTTTAACTGATGTTGAATTGGCTAAAAATCTAGGTGCAAAAGCTATTTTTATGAATGACACAGATGGAGCGGGAAGCACTGAAATATCATCGAAACGTGAAGAACTAAATGAAACAATTGTGTTGCAATCAATGGATTGGAAAACGATTTACGAGTTTTTAAAATTAGAAGCACGTTCGGCTTCTATTACGCGTAAAACAAACGAAACGGATATTTATATCAATTTGAACTTAGACGGAACTGGAAAAAGTAAAATAGATACCGGAATTGCCTTTTTCGATCACATGTTAGATCAAATTTCGCGTCATGGCCAAATGGACTTAGAAATTTTGGTAAAAGGCGATTTAGAAGTCGATGAACATCATACAATCGAAGATACGGCAATTGCTTTGGGAGAAGTTTTCGCGAAAGCGTTAGGAAATAAATTAGGAATCGAACGCTACGGATTCTGCCTTCCAATGGATGATTGTTTAGCGCAAGCTGCAATTGACTTTGGAGGAAGAAATTGGCTGATCTGGGAAACGGAATTTAAACGTGAAATGGTCGGTAAGATGCCAACTGAAATGTTTTATCATTTCTTTAAATCATTTACAGACGGTGCAAAAGCGAACTTAAATATCAAAGCAGAAGGAATCAACGAGCATCATAAAATTGAAGCAATCTTTAAAGCTTTCGCAAAAGCGATAAAAGTAGCCGTAAAAAGAGATACCGAAAAAATGATTTTGCCTTCAACGAAAGGAATGCTTTAA
- the hisC gene encoding histidinol-phosphate transaminase produces MKFDINTITRENVKSLKPYSSARDEFEDFDTAEMIFLDANENPFQNGVNRYPDPQQNSVKAILAKNNLTKQSQILLGNGSDEVLDLLFRAFCEPNKDNIISLPPTYGMYGVLANINAIENREVLLTTDFQPQVEKILEAVDENTKIIFLCSPNNPTGNSFSDESVVKLLQNFKGLVVIDEAYIDFSDKESWLVEIDAYPNLVITQTLSKAYGLAGIRLGICYASEAVISILNKIKPPYNVNELTQQRAKERLKDSEKIKQEIASIIEQREELLKVLLEVNFVEKVYPTEANFILAKVDDANKRYSQLIEKGIVIRNRTTQPLCENCLRFTIGTKEENAVVIKELKLLN; encoded by the coding sequence ATGAAATTCGATATAAATACAATAACACGTGAAAACGTAAAATCATTAAAACCGTATTCTTCAGCAAGAGATGAGTTTGAGGATTTTGACACAGCCGAAATGATTTTTTTGGACGCAAACGAAAATCCTTTTCAAAATGGAGTAAACCGTTATCCAGATCCACAACAGAATTCTGTTAAAGCAATTTTGGCTAAAAATAATTTAACAAAACAAAGTCAGATTTTATTAGGAAACGGAAGTGATGAAGTTTTGGATTTGCTTTTTAGAGCTTTTTGCGAGCCAAATAAAGATAATATTATTTCGCTGCCACCAACTTACGGAATGTATGGTGTTTTGGCAAATATTAATGCTATAGAAAATAGAGAAGTTTTGTTAACAACTGACTTTCAGCCACAAGTAGAAAAGATTTTAGAAGCAGTTGATGAAAATACAAAAATCATCTTTTTATGCTCGCCAAATAACCCAACAGGAAATTCTTTTTCAGACGAAAGTGTGGTAAAATTGCTTCAAAACTTTAAAGGCTTAGTGGTAATTGATGAAGCTTATATTGATTTTTCAGATAAAGAAAGCTGGTTAGTAGAAATAGATGCTTATCCAAATTTAGTGATTACCCAGACACTTTCTAAAGCGTATGGTTTGGCAGGAATTCGTTTAGGAATTTGTTATGCTTCTGAAGCAGTGATTTCGATTTTAAACAAAATTAAACCGCCTTATAATGTTAACGAATTAACGCAGCAAAGAGCAAAAGAACGTTTAAAAGATTCTGAAAAAATAAAACAAGAAATAGCTTCTATTATTGAACAAAGAGAAGAGTTACTTAAAGTTTTACTAGAAGTTAATTTTGTAGAAAAAGTATATCCAACGGAAGCTAATTTTATTCTAGCAAAAGTCGATGATGCCAATAAAAGATACAGTCAATTAATTGAAAAAGGAATTGTTATCAGAAACCGAACCACGCAGCCTTTATGCGAAAACTGTCTTCGTTTCACAATTGGAACAAAAGAAGAAAATGCGGTTGTAATTAAAGAATTAAAGTTGTTGAATTAA
- the hisD gene encoding histidinol dehydrogenase: protein MNKIDNPKPETWSEILKRPTQTIDDIEVTVKEIFREVQKKGDEAVAKYTSIFDGISQDNYEVSLEEINEAIALIPNELKKAIQLAKDNIYKFHRAQKTDRVEVETIEGVNCWQEKRPIQKIGLYIPGGTAPLFSTVLMLAVPAEIAGCKEIVLCSPPDKKGKINPAILYAANLCGVTKILKVGGIQAIAGMTFGTQSIPKVYKIFGPGNQFVTVAKQLATQFGVAIDMPAGPSELLIVADDTAVPAFVASDLLSQAEHGTDSQVILVSTSRKLISEVEQEIQSQLEVLPRKAIAEKAIENSKLIYVESDQIALDLINEYGPEHFIICSEYDDFYCNGIVNAGSVFIGNYTPESAGDYASGTNHTLPTNGYAKNYSGVNLDSFMKSMTFQKISEKGIQNIGKAIELMAEAEGLQAHKNAVTLRLKSLE from the coding sequence ATGAATAAAATAGATAATCCAAAACCAGAAACCTGGTCAGAAATACTAAAAAGACCAACTCAAACCATTGATGATATTGAGGTTACGGTAAAAGAAATTTTTAGAGAAGTACAGAAAAAAGGAGACGAAGCAGTAGCAAAATACACTTCTATTTTTGACGGAATTTCTCAAGATAATTATGAAGTTTCTTTAGAAGAAATAAACGAAGCAATTGCGTTGATTCCGAACGAATTAAAAAAAGCAATTCAATTAGCGAAAGACAATATTTATAAATTTCACAGAGCGCAAAAAACAGATCGAGTTGAAGTAGAAACAATCGAGGGCGTAAATTGCTGGCAAGAAAAAAGACCGATTCAGAAAATAGGTTTGTATATTCCTGGAGGAACAGCGCCTTTGTTTTCTACGGTTTTAATGTTGGCAGTTCCTGCAGAAATTGCGGGATGTAAGGAAATTGTATTGTGTTCGCCTCCCGATAAAAAAGGAAAAATTAATCCAGCTATTTTGTATGCAGCAAATTTATGTGGCGTTACTAAAATTTTAAAAGTTGGCGGAATTCAAGCCATTGCTGGAATGACGTTTGGAACACAATCTATTCCGAAAGTATATAAAATCTTCGGACCTGGAAATCAATTTGTAACAGTAGCAAAGCAATTAGCGACACAATTTGGCGTGGCGATTGATATGCCGGCAGGACCATCAGAATTACTAATTGTAGCTGATGACACAGCGGTTCCAGCTTTTGTTGCGTCAGATTTGCTTTCTCAAGCAGAACACGGAACAGATAGTCAGGTGATTTTGGTTTCTACTTCTAGAAAATTAATCAGCGAAGTAGAGCAAGAAATTCAGTCACAATTAGAAGTTCTTCCTAGAAAAGCTATTGCAGAAAAAGCGATAGAAAATTCGAAATTGATTTATGTAGAAAGTGATCAAATCGCTTTGGATTTAATTAATGAATACGGGCCAGAACATTTTATAATCTGTTCAGAATATGATGATTTCTATTGCAACGGAATTGTAAATGCTGGTTCGGTTTTTATTGGAAATTACACTCCAGAAAGTGCAGGCGATTATGCTTCTGGAACCAATCATACGCTGCCAACAAACGGTTATGCAAAGAATTACAGCGGTGTAAATCTGGATAGTTTTATGAAATCAATGACTTTTCAAAAAATCTCAGAAAAAGGAATTCAGAATATCGGAAAAGCAATAGAATTGATGGCTGAAGCTGAAGGCTTGCAAGCGCATAAAAACGCAGTTACTTTAAGATTGAAGAGTTTAGAATAA
- the hisG gene encoding ATP phosphoribosyltransferase, protein MSTLKIAIQKSGRLNEDSIQILKDCGISINNGIDQLKAEASNFPLEVLYLRNSDIPQYLIDGVVDLAIVGDNLLVEKGKGIEVVQKLGFSKCKVSVAVPKTFEYNSVQDLAGLRVATSYPNTVNEFFGKFGLTVDIHQISGSVEIAPNIGLADAIVDIVSSGSTLFKNNLKEVEVILKSEAVLAVSPKVSPEIQKHIDTLKFRIQAVLRARNSKYILMNVPNDKIDAVGKILPVLRSLTVLPLAQEGWSSVHSVIDKDTFWDVIDQLKEVGAEGILVCPIEKMVL, encoded by the coding sequence ATGAGTACTTTAAAAATTGCAATTCAAAAATCAGGTCGTTTAAACGAAGACAGCATTCAAATCTTAAAAGATTGCGGTATTTCAATCAACAATGGAATCGATCAATTAAAAGCCGAAGCTTCTAATTTTCCTCTAGAAGTTTTATACTTAAGAAATTCTGATATTCCTCAATATTTAATTGACGGAGTGGTAGATTTAGCAATCGTTGGCGACAATCTTTTGGTAGAAAAAGGAAAAGGTATTGAAGTAGTTCAGAAATTAGGATTCTCGAAATGTAAAGTGTCAGTTGCTGTTCCTAAAACTTTCGAATATAATTCAGTTCAGGATTTAGCTGGTTTGCGCGTTGCGACTTCTTATCCAAATACAGTTAATGAATTTTTTGGTAAATTTGGATTGACCGTAGATATTCACCAAATCTCTGGTTCTGTAGAAATTGCTCCAAATATTGGTCTTGCCGATGCTATTGTAGATATCGTTTCTAGCGGTAGCACTTTGTTCAAAAATAACTTAAAAGAAGTTGAAGTTATTTTGAAAAGTGAAGCAGTTTTGGCAGTTTCTCCAAAAGTTTCTCCAGAAATTCAAAAACACATTGATACTTTAAAATTCAGAATTCAAGCGGTTTTAAGAGCTAGAAATTCAAAATATATCTTAATGAACGTTCCAAACGACAAAATTGATGCCGTTGGAAAAATTCTTCCAGTTTTAAGAAGTTTAACCGTTTTACCATTAGCACAAGAAGGCTGGAGCAGCGTTCACTCTGTAATTGATAAAGATACTTTCTGGGACGTAATAGATCAATTGAAAGAAGTTGGTGCAGAAGGAATTCTAGTTTGCCCAATTGAGAAAATGGTTCTTTAG